A genome region from Methanococcoides burtonii DSM 6242 includes the following:
- the bcp gene encoding thioredoxin-dependent thiol peroxidase, with protein MAKTSLSAGEKAPNLCLPDSEGNDVTLNDLKGKWVVLYFYPRDNTSGCSIEAMEFTKLKDDFEKEGAFILGVSKDSQASHKKFIEKKELGITLLSDEGTELQQSYDVWHQKKMAGKEYMGTVRTTFLIDPEGNLAKVWDKVKAKGHAMEVLDELKMIKAE; from the coding sequence ATGGCTAAAACATCACTTTCTGCAGGGGAAAAAGCCCCTAATCTTTGTCTACCGGATTCTGAAGGCAATGATGTAACTTTAAATGATCTTAAAGGAAAATGGGTAGTTCTTTATTTTTACCCACGTGATAACACATCAGGATGCAGCATAGAGGCCATGGAATTTACTAAGCTCAAAGATGATTTCGAGAAAGAAGGTGCATTTATACTTGGTGTCAGTAAGGACAGCCAGGCATCACACAAGAAGTTCATTGAGAAGAAAGAACTTGGAATTACCCTTCTTTCAGATGAGGGTACTGAGTTACAGCAAAGCTATGATGTGTGGCACCAGAAGAAGATGGCAGGTAAGGAATATATGGGTACTGTCAGGACAACCTTCCTAATCGATCCTGAAGGGAATCTCGCGAAGGTATGGGATAAGGTCAAGGCTAAAGGGCATGCAATGGAAGTACTAGATGAGCTGAAGATGATTAAAGCGGAATGA
- a CDS encoding radical SAM protein, translating into MVNGKKEEIPPFPHHKAYIYRCKQFFLAKRLTTHLTMGNFVTLKELYNGFKNKSSIPRVLLVDPTSDCNLKCKGCWSQDYESGHNISYKKFDDILDQAENLGIMDCLMTGGEPLLRKEDILKLCKKHDKMTFGAFTNATLIDEEFADEMAKLGNLNVFISIEGTKEENDFRRGAGVYDKAIRSMDILKSREIAFAFSACYHSKNYKTIASDEFLDYMREKGAWFGWLFQYIPVGSTADTSLVCTAEQRAYVQEKIRDYCVKHDYVIIDFWNNGHLAFGCLAAGIGFVHINAKGDVEPCAFCHYSDSNIHEVSLAEALRSKFFTAFRAAQPFSQNPLRPCPLIDNPQAIIDVVNEGDARSTHLSNPESPEDLAKKSFERAEEWGEKADELFKKMPEHNQKNFPKFLKYLAFKKGITDGRRKKV; encoded by the coding sequence ATGGTAAATGGAAAAAAGGAAGAAATTCCTCCATTTCCGCATCACAAAGCTTACATCTATAGGTGTAAGCAATTCTTTTTAGCGAAAAGGCTAACGACTCATTTGACCATGGGCAATTTCGTTACCTTAAAAGAGCTATATAATGGATTTAAAAATAAAAGTTCTATTCCAAGAGTTCTTCTTGTTGATCCAACCAGTGACTGCAATTTGAAGTGTAAGGGTTGCTGGTCCCAAGATTACGAAAGTGGCCATAATATTTCATATAAAAAGTTTGATGATATATTAGATCAAGCTGAAAATTTAGGGATAATGGATTGCTTAATGACAGGTGGCGAACCTCTACTAAGGAAAGAAGATATCCTTAAATTATGCAAAAAACATGACAAAATGACATTCGGAGCATTTACGAATGCCACTTTGATCGATGAAGAATTTGCCGATGAAATGGCTAAATTAGGGAATTTAAATGTTTTTATAAGTATTGAAGGGACGAAAGAAGAGAATGATTTTAGAAGAGGGGCGGGTGTTTATGATAAAGCGATCAGATCTATGGATATTTTGAAGTCCAGAGAGATTGCATTTGCTTTTTCAGCTTGCTATCATTCTAAAAACTACAAAACCATAGCTAGTGATGAATTTCTTGATTATATGCGCGAAAAAGGTGCCTGGTTTGGGTGGTTATTTCAATATATTCCAGTGGGAAGTACTGCGGATACTTCTTTGGTATGTACTGCCGAACAAAGAGCATATGTCCAGGAAAAGATCAGGGATTACTGCGTAAAACACGACTATGTAATTATTGATTTTTGGAATAATGGTCACTTAGCGTTTGGTTGCCTTGCTGCAGGCATTGGTTTTGTTCACATTAATGCTAAAGGGGACGTTGAACCCTGTGCATTTTGTCACTATTCAGATTCAAACATACACGAAGTATCACTTGCTGAAGCTCTCAGGTCTAAATTTTTCACTGCATTCAGGGCTGCACAACCATTTTCACAAAACCCATTAAGACCCTGTCCGTTAATAGATAATCCTCAGGCAATTATTGATGTGGTTAATGAAGGGGATGCGAGATCGACCCATTTGTCCAATCCGGAATCACCTGAGGATCTTGCAAAGAAAAGTTTTGAAAGGGCTGAAGAATGGGGGGAAAAGGCCGATGAACTATTCAAAAAAATGCCAGAGCATAACCAAAAAAACTTCCCTAAATTTTTGAAGTACCTTGCATTTAAGAAAGGAATAACCGATGGCAGAAGAAAAAAGGTTTGA
- a CDS encoding APC family permease: MNDVSSEKSIGYLSAVSIGIGGMVGGGIFAVLGLAVEIGKGGTPIAFGLAGIVALITSYSYAKLSVRYPSEGGTVEFLNQAFGSGLVTGGLNILLWLSYVVMLSLYAYAFGSYGSTFFPDSMQAVLRHVLTSIIIVSLTVVNIVGAKVVGKLETWIVGFKVAILLIFIGVGIWSVKSQPFQPTISSNPLQLVAGGMIIFLAYEGFELIANTAKDVKNPGKTLPCAYYSAVVFVIVLYVLIAFITVETVSIDSIIQAKDYALAVAAKPFLGNFGFNLIAVAALLSTASAINATLYGASRVSFTIAKDGELPEILEEKIWNRPIEGLLITSALTLIVANTFNLASISIMGSAGFLLIFGAVNASNACLYQKTASYRWISITGIIVCSIALFTLIWYTLNNSPKDIFILAFMLCSAFAIEAIYRRFTGRYIKKIHE, encoded by the coding sequence ATGAATGATGTATCTTCTGAGAAATCTATAGGATATTTGTCTGCAGTTTCTATAGGCATTGGGGGTATGGTTGGCGGGGGTATCTTTGCAGTTCTTGGCCTTGCTGTTGAGATTGGAAAAGGTGGAACACCTATTGCATTTGGACTTGCCGGCATAGTCGCATTGATCACATCATATTCATATGCAAAACTATCTGTTAGATATCCTTCAGAAGGAGGAACTGTCGAATTTTTGAATCAGGCATTTGGTTCAGGGTTGGTTACAGGAGGGCTAAATATTCTTCTATGGTTAAGTTATGTTGTGATGCTCTCGCTTTATGCCTATGCTTTTGGAAGCTATGGTTCCACGTTTTTTCCCGATTCGATGCAAGCGGTCTTAAGACATGTACTCACCAGCATTATTATTGTATCATTAACTGTGGTGAATATTGTTGGTGCAAAAGTAGTTGGAAAATTGGAAACGTGGATTGTTGGCTTTAAAGTTGCTATTTTGTTAATATTCATTGGTGTAGGTATATGGAGTGTTAAATCCCAGCCGTTTCAACCAACAATTAGTTCTAATCCACTTCAGCTTGTAGCTGGAGGTATGATTATTTTTTTGGCTTATGAAGGGTTTGAACTGATAGCAAACACCGCAAAGGATGTGAAAAATCCTGGAAAAACACTTCCTTGCGCCTATTATTCAGCAGTTGTCTTTGTTATTGTACTTTATGTATTAATTGCTTTTATTACCGTTGAAACTGTATCAATCGATTCCATAATACAAGCTAAAGATTATGCTCTTGCTGTAGCTGCAAAACCTTTTTTGGGAAATTTTGGTTTCAACCTTATTGCAGTTGCAGCCCTCTTGTCTACAGCTTCAGCTATTAACGCAACTTTGTATGGTGCTTCACGTGTGAGCTTTACTATTGCCAAAGATGGGGAATTGCCTGAAATATTGGAAGAAAAAATATGGAATCGACCAATTGAAGGCCTATTGATCACCTCTGCTCTCACATTGATTGTAGCAAATACATTTAATTTAGCCAGTATCTCAATAATGGGAAGCGCTGGATTTTTGTTAATCTTTGGAGCTGTAAACGCTTCTAACGCTTGCCTGTATCAGAAGACAGCAAGTTACAGATGGATTTCAATAACAGGGATCATTGTCTGTTCTATTGCACTGTTTACATTGATCTGGTACACTTTGAACAATTCCCCAAAAGATATTTTCATATTGGCCTTTATGCTTTGCTCAGCATTTGCCATCGAAGCAATTTATAGAAGGTTTACAGGCAGGTACATAAAGAAAATCCATGAATGA
- a CDS encoding alpha/beta fold hydrolase, whose translation MAEEKRFDAEVYYTGDSVEWITFIHGFGGSARTWKKQIEFFSKHYNLLVLEMHKNKINEELNLDNVCIFINNTLDHYKIKTSHFVGFSFSSLICLRFAVLYPEKINSLIMGGGIIKFNIRTRFLLFLAIKFKKIINYMILYKFFAYIIMPKQNHKRSRAIFVNEAKKLGYDEFCKWVDLVPQTKKSLTWLDELNKDIQVLYVSGNEDHLFLKDTLRHSKKISNSQVEIIEHCGHVCSIEQYDKFNNIVFRYLNSVVL comes from the coding sequence ATGGCAGAAGAAAAAAGGTTTGATGCCGAAGTTTACTATACGGGTGATTCTGTTGAGTGGATTACTTTTATTCATGGTTTTGGAGGCAGTGCAAGAACCTGGAAGAAACAAATAGAATTCTTTTCAAAACATTATAATCTGCTTGTGCTGGAAATGCACAAAAATAAAATAAATGAAGAACTTAACCTTGATAATGTATGCATCTTTATAAATAATACATTAGATCACTACAAAATTAAAACATCTCATTTTGTAGGCTTTTCTTTTAGTTCACTGATATGCCTGCGATTTGCTGTACTCTATCCTGAAAAAATAAATTCATTGATAATGGGTGGGGGTATCATCAAATTCAACATAAGAACAAGATTTTTACTTTTTTTAGCAATAAAATTTAAAAAAATTATCAATTATATGATTCTTTACAAATTTTTTGCTTACATAATTATGCCCAAACAAAATCATAAACGTTCAAGAGCTATCTTTGTAAATGAGGCAAAAAAATTAGGCTATGACGAATTTTGTAAATGGGTGGATCTTGTTCCCCAAACGAAAAAAAGTTTAACATGGTTAGATGAATTAAACAAAGATATCCAAGTCCTATATGTTTCAGGAAATGAAGATCATCTTTTTTTGAAAGACACTTTGAGGCATAGTAAGAAAATAAGCAATTCTCAAGTCGAAATAATTGAGCATTGTGGACACGTATGCTCAATTGAACAATATGATAAATTTAACAACATCGTATTTAGATACCTAAATTCAGTAGTTCTTTAA
- a CDS encoding ABC transporter permease — protein MLKFSQALHLSIGSISSYKLRSALTTLGIIIGIAAVVANVSLGASFNQFFVDELGSQGSNFIVIYNEDINLFYDNQLEAIRNTPKVEGVSPIRQQLAGVTYISTIRQIDIQGSSADYEKIGNIQLEAGNFFSDQDKYAAVLGSDVAYEKFDQKISYRNSIDIEFIRRDGTPVEHSFKVIGIIDSPDTTFIQTGAESDVRIFIPINTMNEMLGIEDYGGFSITVEDAESVRPVSDEIDKKIARSLGVSERELDNEDVKPYTIFNQADILDQLDELSTGLTSLFISVALISLIVGSIGIMNIMLVTVTERTKEIGLLRSLGFTRSNILSLFITESIILGLIGGILGTFLGLVGSYAAVTILGLPYIFPMYLFVLGVGIAVGVGLIAGVYPANKASKLDPVDSLRKG, from the coding sequence ATGCTGAAGTTTTCACAGGCTCTGCATCTATCAATCGGTAGTATCAGTAGCTACAAGCTGCGATCGGCATTAACAACTCTTGGTATAATCATAGGGATAGCTGCTGTTGTTGCAAATGTATCTCTTGGTGCAAGTTTTAATCAGTTCTTTGTTGATGAGCTTGGGTCTCAGGGCTCGAACTTCATTGTCATCTATAATGAGGACATCAATCTATTCTATGACAATCAGCTTGAAGCTATAAGGAACACTCCAAAGGTCGAAGGTGTTTCACCTATCCGGCAGCAGTTGGCGGGTGTTACTTATATCAGTACTATCAGACAGATCGATATACAAGGGAGCTCGGCCGATTATGAAAAGATCGGCAATATACAGTTGGAGGCTGGGAATTTCTTTTCGGATCAGGATAAGTATGCTGCTGTATTGGGTTCAGATGTTGCATACGAAAAATTCGACCAGAAGATATCATATCGCAATTCTATCGATATTGAGTTCATACGCAGGGATGGTACACCTGTAGAACACAGTTTCAAAGTAATTGGTATCATTGATAGCCCCGATACTACTTTTATACAGACCGGTGCTGAATCCGATGTAAGGATATTCATTCCCATAAATACGATGAACGAGATGCTGGGAATTGAGGATTATGGAGGATTTTCAATAACAGTTGAAGATGCTGAGTCGGTACGTCCTGTTTCTGATGAGATCGATAAGAAGATCGCCAGAAGCCTGGGAGTTTCTGAAAGGGAGCTTGATAATGAGGATGTAAAACCTTATACTATATTCAATCAGGCTGACATTCTTGATCAGCTTGATGAGCTCTCAACTGGTCTTACCTCTCTTTTTATCTCAGTTGCACTTATCTCATTGATAGTCGGTTCCATTGGGATCATGAACATTATGCTTGTGACAGTTACCGAAAGGACGAAAGAGATCGGTCTGTTAAGGTCATTGGGTTTTACGAGGTCAAATATACTTTCCCTTTTTATCACAGAATCAATAATACTCGGGCTTATAGGGGGGATCTTGGGAACTTTTCTGGGCTTGGTCGGCTCTTATGCTGCAGTGACCATCCTTGGTCTGCCTTATATTTTCCCCATGTACCTTTTTGTTCTGGGCGTTGGAATAGCAGTTGGTGTAGGGCTGATCGCAGGTGTCTATCCTGCAAATAAAGCTTCAAAGCTTGACCCTGTGGATTCTTTAAGAAAGGGCTGA
- a CDS encoding MFS transporter, producing MDQNDCEQKKLRLFPLLLISFIDALGFGIVIPFLVFLVDQFGGNAIVYGFIGAMYPAFQLIGAPILGRWSDIHGRKKILFITQAGTLLSWIIFLFAVFTPLKTLIEVDSAVLGTFIITIPLLILFIARSFDGLTGGNIAVANAYLADITEEKDRNKNFGKMSISTNLGFIIGPGLAGLLSITIYKELIPVLAAALISLVGTIVILLYLPESRQCKIRTTKKISFREVIGIKNIPYMLLLYFLIFFGFNIFYTAFPLHAIRSLQWTVAEMGIYFSVLGILMIIVQGPILSRAVKKYSDVHLAIAGSVVLGTNLSYLHQGTLPLHILQLHSLHLVTASCGLRSCP from the coding sequence ATGGATCAAAATGACTGTGAACAAAAAAAGCTGAGACTTTTTCCTTTACTTCTTATCAGCTTCATCGATGCCCTTGGCTTTGGTATAGTCATTCCATTTCTTGTCTTTCTAGTGGATCAATTTGGGGGAAATGCCATTGTTTACGGATTCATCGGTGCCATGTATCCGGCTTTCCAGCTAATAGGGGCTCCCATACTGGGACGCTGGTCTGACATTCACGGAAGAAAGAAGATCTTGTTCATAACACAAGCAGGAACACTATTGTCCTGGATAATATTTCTGTTCGCAGTTTTCACTCCTTTGAAAACCCTTATTGAGGTGGATTCCGCAGTCCTTGGGACATTTATCATCACAATTCCACTTCTCATCCTTTTCATAGCAAGGAGCTTTGACGGGCTTACAGGAGGAAATATAGCCGTAGCAAATGCCTACCTTGCCGACATAACTGAAGAAAAGGACCGAAACAAGAACTTTGGGAAAATGTCTATTTCCACAAATCTTGGATTCATAATCGGCCCGGGCCTTGCAGGGCTGCTTAGCATAACAATCTATAAGGAACTGATTCCAGTACTTGCTGCTGCCCTCATATCCCTGGTAGGAACTATTGTAATACTGCTATATCTACCGGAATCAAGGCAATGTAAAATACGAACGACAAAGAAGATCAGTTTCAGAGAAGTGATAGGAATAAAGAACATACCATACATGTTGCTCTTATATTTCCTGATATTTTTTGGATTTAATATATTCTATACAGCATTTCCGCTTCATGCCATAAGATCCCTTCAATGGACCGTTGCTGAAATGGGGATATATTTCTCAGTACTTGGGATACTGATGATAATAGTACAGGGACCCATACTTAGCCGAGCGGTGAAGAAGTATTCAGATGTTCACCTTGCCATAGCCGGAAGTGTTGTACTTGGTACAAATTTGTCCTACTTGCATCAGGGAACGTTGCCCTTACATATCTTGCAGCTGCATTCTTTGCACTTGGTAACGGCATCATGTGGCCTTCGATCCTGTCCATAA
- a CDS encoding APC family permease, translating to MSTQHIIILLIWHYHIATAIIVIFTAINFIGAKAVGRSEILMVSIKVGILMLFALAGLFFIKPENLAVMNFPKTPNILYGAGIVFLAYQGFGLITNAAEDMDDPRKTLPKALYLSVLIVICIYVLVSLAVIGNLSISEISTAKDYALAAAAKPFLGPIGFKIMAIAALLSTSSAINASLYGGANVSYLIAKEGELPGFFERKVWKRSTESLFITSGLVILCTNLLNLERIGMLASASLLVIYIAVNTAHLRLSGETGAKPYLIWASLFSSLIFFGILVYYELIHSIITLIVFAVVLTLCFIVEWAYRKYSRRILKTRTLI from the coding sequence TTGAGTACACAACATATTATTATACTTCTGATATGGCATTATCATATTGCCACGGCGATAATTGTCATTTTTACAGCTATTAATTTTATAGGTGCAAAAGCTGTTGGCAGGTCGGAAATCTTAATGGTTTCAATAAAAGTAGGCATTCTCATGCTTTTTGCTCTTGCTGGCCTGTTTTTTATAAAGCCTGAGAATCTGGCAGTTATGAATTTCCCAAAAACTCCAAATATATTATATGGTGCAGGAATTGTATTTCTTGCTTACCAGGGCTTTGGATTAATAACCAATGCTGCAGAGGATATGGATGATCCCAGGAAAACCCTTCCCAAAGCTCTATACTTGAGCGTATTAATTGTCATATGCATTTATGTTCTCGTAAGTCTGGCAGTAATCGGAAATTTGTCCATATCCGAAATCTCCACTGCCAAGGACTATGCCCTGGCAGCAGCGGCAAAACCTTTTTTGGGCCCAATAGGGTTCAAAATAATGGCAATAGCTGCTCTTTTATCAACTTCTTCAGCTATAAACGCATCTCTTTATGGTGGTGCAAATGTCAGTTACTTGATTGCTAAAGAGGGTGAATTGCCCGGATTTTTTGAGAGGAAAGTATGGAAAAGAAGTACAGAAAGCCTCTTTATTACTTCAGGTCTGGTCATTCTGTGCACAAATCTCCTGAATTTAGAAAGGATTGGTATGCTGGCAAGCGCTTCTTTATTAGTGATATATATAGCCGTTAATACTGCTCACCTGCGTTTGTCCGGGGAAACTGGTGCAAAGCCCTATTTGATATGGGCATCCCTTTTCAGTAGCCTCATCTTCTTCGGGATTCTTGTATATTATGAACTTATACACTCAATAATAACGTTAATTGTATTTGCAGTCGTCCTAACTTTATGTTTTATTGTAGAATGGGCTTATAGAAAATACTCTAGAAGAATATTAAAGACTCGAACGCTTATATGA